A single Triticum dicoccoides isolate Atlit2015 ecotype Zavitan chromosome 2A, WEW_v2.0, whole genome shotgun sequence DNA region contains:
- the LOC119354354 gene encoding uncharacterized protein LOC119354354 — translation MYPLERSFVWLKSLVRNRTYPEGSIAEGYIVEECLTFCLRFLEGTTRFTRTSRNPDPSDNTKGMYMFDSVGEPIGKAVTVGQLDDQLLVQAHRYVLRHCDELDDLRREFVDQEKRKPGNLNLTDDDNQDLISRHFADWLEQKRLQGGALQM, via the exons ATGTACCCTCTAGAGAG ATCATTTGTTTGGCTAAAGTCACTTGTGCGCAATAGAACTTATCCTGAAGGTTCTATTGCTGAAGGATATATTGTTGAAGAATGCTTGACCTTTTGTTTAAGATTTCTAGAAGGAACCACACGTTTCACGAGAACATCTAGGAACCCTGATCCTTCAGATAATACAAAGGGCATGTACATGTTTGATAGTGTTGGTGAGCCAATTGGAAAGGCTGTCACTGTAGGCCAGTTGGACGATCAGCTTCTAGTTCAAGCACATCGATATGTCTTGCGACACTGTGATGAGCTTGATGATCTCCGTAG AGAATTTGTGGATCAAGAGAAGAGGAAGCCGGGTAACTTAAATTTGACGGATGATGACAATCAGGATTTGATTAGTAGACACTTTGCTGACTGGTTGGAACAAAAG AGATTACAAGGTGGTGCTCTTCAAATGTGA